The sequence GACCGAAACCAACGATTGATCCCCCAACTTCAACCCCCCAACTTCAATCCCAACGACCAGGAGAAAGACCATGCTGTTTGCTTTTGTTTGCAAGGACAAGCCGGGAAGCCTGCAGGTGCGCCTCGACACGCGGCCCGAGCATGTCGCCTTTCTCGAAGGGCTGAATGCGGACAAGAAACTGGCCTTCGCCGGTCCGTTCCTCGATGCCGATGGCAAGCCCAATGGCAGTCTCGTGGTCGTTGAGGCGCCGGATCTGGCCGCGGCGCAGGCCTTGTCGGCCGCCGACCCCTATGCCAAGGCGGGCCTGTTCGAAAGCGTCGAAATTCGCCAGTGGAACTGGACGTTCAACAAGCCGGCGGCTAGTTAATTCCGGTTGCCCGCACCTGGATCGCACGGAGGAGAAACATGAACTACTGGCTGTTCAAATCCGAACCCTCGGTTTTCTCCTTCGAGGCGTTGAAGGCCAAGGGCAAGGCCGGCACGCAATGGGACGGCGTGCGCAACTACGCCGCCCGCAACAACATGAAGGCCATGCAGATCGGCGATCTCGGCTTCTTCTACCATTCCAATGAGGGGCTCAACATCGTCGGCATCGCCGAAGTCTGCGCG comes from Mesorhizobium japonicum MAFF 303099 and encodes:
- a CDS encoding YciI-like protein codes for the protein MLFAFVCKDKPGSLQVRLDTRPEHVAFLEGLNADKKLAFAGPFLDADGKPNGSLVVVEAPDLAAAQALSAADPYAKAGLFESVEIRQWNWTFNKPAAS